The proteins below come from a single Streptomyces sp. SCSIO 75703 genomic window:
- a CDS encoding septum formation initiator family protein, which yields MAVKERDRFSTATRIRLLGEQTAARVYRSQTKRQARRSRLTGRAALLAMVLCSLVVALAYPIRQYVAQRAEIADLRQEQQRARGRVEELRDLKARWQDDAYAEQQIRQRLHYVLPGEKGFVVVGPDASEPSRGADGADDRPWYSNLWDGVDKSDARDQ from the coding sequence ATGGCGGTGAAGGAACGGGACCGGTTCTCCACCGCGACCAGGATCAGGCTGCTCGGCGAGCAGACCGCGGCCCGGGTCTACCGTTCGCAGACCAAGCGCCAGGCCCGCCGCTCCCGGCTCACCGGCCGCGCGGCGCTGCTCGCCATGGTCCTGTGCTCCCTGGTGGTGGCCCTCGCCTACCCGATACGGCAGTACGTCGCCCAGCGCGCCGAGATCGCCGACCTGCGCCAGGAGCAGCAGCGCGCCCGGGGCCGGGTCGAGGAACTGCGCGATCTGAAGGCCCGCTGGCAGGACGACGCCTACGCCGAGCAGCAGATCCGGCAGCGGCTGCACTACGTGCTGCCGGGGGAGAAGGGCTTCGTCGTGGTCGGCCCCGACGCCTCCGAGCCCTCCCGGGGCGCCGACGGCGCCGACGACCGCCCCTGGTACAGCAACCTCTGGGACGGCGTCGACAAGTCCGACGCCCGCGACCAGTGA